Proteins from a genomic interval of Chroococcidiopsis thermalis PCC 7203:
- a CDS encoding mannose-1-phosphate guanyltransferase has protein sequence MRAVLMAGGSGTRLRPLTCDLPKPMVPVLNRPIAEHIINLLKRHQITEVIATLHYLPDVMRDYFQDGSDFGVQMTYAVEEDQPLGTAGCVKNIAELLDRTFLVISGDSITDFDLTAAIEFHKQKKSKATVVLTRVPNPIEFGVVITDESQRIRRFLEKPSSSEIFSDTVNTGTYILEPEVLEYLPENQESDFSKELFPLLLEKDEPMYGYIAQGYWCDVGHLDAYRESQYDALDRKVKLDYAYEERSSGIWIGQNTHIDPTASLEAPCLIGDNCRIGARVQISAGTVIGDNVTVGADANLKRPIVWNGALIGDEAHLRACVISRGTRVDRRAHVLEGAVVGSLSTVGEEALISSSVRVWPSKQIESGATLNINLIWGHTAQRNLFGQRGVTGLANIDITPEFAVKLGAAYGSTLKPGAQVTVSRDQRSISRMVTRSLIAGLMSVGINIQNLDATAIPMARTVISTMGVSGGIHVRVHPDRPDYILIEFIDPKGINISKALEKKIEGAYFKEDLRRVQIHEIGNVVYPTQMVSTYCTAFEKHLNVEAVHHSNSKVVIDYSYAVTGAVLPQMLAKFGCDAVVLNASLKPTAVSAVEKEALLMQLGHVVEALKANFGVQVSANGEQMTLVDEAGIPIRGEMLTALMVNMMLTAHPRGTVVVPVHVSSAVEQIARRHDAKIIRTKANPTALMEECRRTPNVVLGGSGETGFIFPQLHPGFDGMFCIAKLIEMLTIQERSLAAIRTELPRVYHKSYTVRCPWTVKGALMRHLVETHPAERLELTDGVKILDRHEDNWILILPDAGEPVVHLFANSNDRDWIDESLREYRHRVQEFVEQEQGVEPSVSSLEGLEAR, from the coding sequence ATGCGCGCAGTACTGATGGCTGGAGGATCTGGAACGCGGCTTCGACCGCTGACTTGCGATCTTCCTAAACCGATGGTTCCAGTGCTGAATCGACCGATCGCAGAACATATTATTAATCTGCTCAAACGGCATCAGATTACAGAAGTGATTGCCACTCTACACTACTTACCTGACGTAATGCGCGACTACTTTCAAGATGGTAGCGACTTTGGCGTACAGATGACTTATGCCGTTGAGGAAGATCAGCCGCTAGGAACGGCAGGCTGCGTCAAAAATATCGCAGAATTGCTCGATCGCACGTTTTTAGTGATTAGCGGTGACAGCATCACAGATTTTGACCTCACCGCAGCCATAGAATTTCACAAACAGAAAAAATCGAAAGCCACTGTAGTTTTAACCCGCGTTCCCAACCCAATTGAATTTGGTGTAGTAATTACAGATGAATCGCAACGCATCCGCCGCTTTTTAGAGAAACCTTCTTCTAGCGAAATTTTTTCCGACACGGTAAATACTGGTACTTATATTTTGGAACCAGAAGTATTGGAATATCTGCCAGAAAATCAAGAAAGTGACTTTTCTAAAGAATTATTTCCCTTATTATTGGAAAAAGACGAGCCAATGTACGGTTACATTGCTCAAGGCTACTGGTGCGATGTCGGTCACTTAGATGCCTATCGAGAAAGTCAGTACGACGCACTCGATCGCAAAGTCAAACTCGACTATGCCTACGAAGAGCGGTCTTCAGGAATCTGGATAGGACAAAATACTCACATCGATCCGACTGCCAGCCTAGAAGCCCCTTGTTTAATCGGTGATAATTGCCGCATTGGAGCCAGAGTTCAAATTTCTGCGGGTACGGTCATTGGCGACAACGTTACCGTTGGCGCTGATGCCAACCTGAAGCGCCCGATTGTCTGGAATGGAGCGCTGATTGGAGATGAGGCGCACTTGAGAGCCTGCGTTATTTCTCGCGGTACGCGGGTAGACCGTCGCGCCCACGTCCTTGAAGGCGCGGTAGTAGGCTCTCTCTCTACCGTGGGAGAAGAAGCCCTGATCAGTTCCAGCGTCAGAGTTTGGCCCAGCAAGCAAATTGAATCGGGCGCAACGCTAAATATTAACTTAATTTGGGGTCACACCGCTCAGCGCAATCTCTTCGGTCAGCGAGGCGTGACGGGATTGGCAAATATTGACATTACACCCGAATTTGCCGTCAAACTGGGAGCCGCCTATGGTTCGACATTAAAACCAGGGGCGCAGGTAACGGTTTCCCGCGACCAGCGCAGTATTTCTCGCATGGTCACGCGATCGCTAATTGCGGGATTGATGTCGGTCGGGATCAACATTCAAAATCTCGATGCGACTGCAATTCCAATGGCGCGAACTGTAATCTCAACAATGGGAGTGTCTGGAGGCATTCACGTAAGAGTGCATCCCGATCGCCCAGATTACATTTTGATTGAATTTATCGACCCCAAAGGCATCAATATTTCTAAAGCTCTAGAAAAGAAAATTGAAGGAGCTTATTTCAAAGAAGACCTGCGGCGCGTACAAATTCACGAAATCGGTAATGTCGTCTATCCGACCCAAATGGTATCTACCTACTGCACTGCCTTTGAAAAGCACCTCAATGTCGAAGCGGTTCACCACAGCAACTCTAAAGTCGTGATCGACTACTCTTATGCGGTGACTGGGGCAGTCCTGCCGCAAATGCTAGCTAAATTTGGCTGCGATGCAGTGGTGTTAAATGCTAGCCTCAAACCAACCGCCGTCAGTGCCGTAGAGAAAGAAGCATTACTGATGCAACTCGGTCACGTCGTCGAAGCACTCAAAGCTAATTTCGGCGTGCAGGTATCTGCGAATGGCGAACAAATGACCTTAGTAGATGAAGCAGGTATCCCAATTCGGGGTGAAATGCTGACGGCTTTGATGGTCAACATGATGCTGACAGCACACCCCAGAGGCACTGTCGTCGTACCCGTTCACGTTTCTAGCGCTGTCGAGCAAATTGCCCGTCGCCACGATGCGAAAATCATTCGTACCAAGGCAAACCCCACCGCCTTAATGGAAGAATGCCGTCGCACGCCAAATGTAGTTTTAGGCGGAAGTGGAGAAACAGGCTTTATTTTCCCGCAATTACATCCAGGGTTCGACGGGATGTTCTGCATTGCCAAGCTAATCGAAATGCTGACCATTCAAGAGCGATCGCTTGCCGCTATTCGCACCGAACTCCCCCGCGTCTACCACAAATCTTATACAGTCCGGTGTCCTTGGACGGTCAAGGGAGCTTTGATGCGCCATCTCGTCGAAACCCATCCAGCAGAAAGACTCGAACTGACCGACGGTGTAAAGATTCTCGATCGCCATGAAGATAATTGGATTTTGATCTTGCCAGATGCAGGGGAACCAGTGGTACATTTGTTCGCAAATAGTAACGATCGAGATTGGATAGATGAATCCCTGCGGGAATACCGCCACCGCGTTCAAGAGTTCGTGGAACAAGAACAAGGAGTGGAGCCATCCGTCTCATCTCTTGAAGGACTAGAGGCAAGATAG
- a CDS encoding cobalt-precorrin-6A reductase, whose amino-acid sequence MMERRQKGDKEDKGDKGEIHSQIRNLKSKISLTPQRQIFQVEEPQERTGSSSLLTPLWLIGGTQESAQLAEAIARANLPCIISVTTESARALYPDAACLQVRVGRFTCLEIEAFVQQQGIIGVLDASHPYAVEISQSAIAVCQKLGIPYLRYERPVFKGVGTGWELGAEERIDGFESLLSGDYLQGQRVLLTVGYRPLHLFQSWQDKATLFARILPSAIALESALKAGFANDRLICLRPPISAALEAALWRQWNISVVVTKASGAPGGEDVKRTVAAELGIDLITIARPNIEYPQQTSDLSVALDFCRMLFG is encoded by the coding sequence ATGATGGAAAGGAGACAGAAGGGGGACAAGGAAGACAAGGGGGATAAGGGAGAGATTCACTCTCAAATCCGAAATCTAAAGTCTAAAATTTCCCTCACTCCTCAACGCCAGATCTTTCAAGTCGAGGAACCGCAAGAGCGCACTGGCTCCTCGTCACTCCTCACTCCTCTGTGGCTCATTGGTGGAACGCAGGAAAGCGCTCAATTGGCTGAGGCGATCGCACGGGCTAATTTGCCGTGTATAATTTCTGTCACAACGGAATCAGCTCGCGCGCTCTACCCCGATGCGGCTTGTCTGCAAGTACGGGTGGGGCGTTTTACCTGTTTGGAGATTGAAGCATTTGTACAACAGCAAGGGATAATTGGCGTATTGGATGCTTCCCATCCCTATGCTGTAGAAATTTCCCAAAGTGCGATCGCGGTTTGTCAAAAGTTGGGAATTCCCTATTTGCGGTACGAGCGTCCTGTTTTCAAGGGAGTAGGGACGGGCTGGGAGCTGGGAGCAGAGGAACGAATAGATGGTTTTGAATCTTTGCTGTCGGGGGACTACTTACAGGGACAAAGGGTGTTACTAACTGTAGGTTATCGACCTCTGCATCTGTTTCAATCTTGGCAGGATAAGGCAACTTTATTTGCTCGCATTTTACCTAGTGCGATCGCATTAGAATCTGCTTTGAAGGCTGGGTTTGCTAACGATCGCTTAATTTGTCTGCGTCCACCAATTTCGGCAGCTTTGGAGGCGGCTTTGTGGCGACAATGGAATATTTCTGTAGTGGTGACTAAAGCTTCTGGTGCGCCTGGGGGAGAGGATGTGAAGCGGACTGTGGCTGCTGAATTAGGGATCGATTTAATTACGATCGCTCGCCCAAATATTGAATATCCGCAGCAAACTAGCGATTTATCAGTGGCTCTAGATTTTTGCCGTATGTTATTTGGATAA
- a CDS encoding ABC transporter ATP-binding protein gives MSDVLTVRDLHVEFATDDNRLIKAVNGISFELKRGQTLGIVGESGSGKSVTSLAMMGLIPTPGKVTGGQIKFWAADGQAVDLLQLSSAQMQKYRGDRLAMVFQEPMSALNPVFTIGFQLTEAIRLHQNVSQAEARRQATARLQEVKLLPSDEELQQKYFATVKQPNASSREIQTWVNQQKLAILDRYPHELSGGQLQRVTIAMAISCNPAILIADEPTTALDVTVQATIMDLLRELRDRRQMSMMFITHDLGLVAEIADAIAVMYKGKIVEYGAVEQIFSQPQHPYTKGLLACRPALDSRPQKLLTVADFMTVRETPTGELEIESKQPHYPALIPSEATHQRVEQLQQQPPLLEVKNLQVGFPIRGSFGRAKRYFMAVNNVEFQVYPGETLGLVGESGCGKTTLGRTILRLIQPMGGKIFFAGKDVTTLKGEQLQRLRREMQIVFQNPYSSLDPRMKIGDAVMEPMWIHGTSKTTRQRRERAAEFLAKVGIEPKLMNRYPHEFSGGQRQRICIARALALYPEVKFIICDESVSSLDVSVQAQVLNLLKELQQELKLTYIFISHDLSVVKFMSDRILVMNQGQLVEQGSAETIYSQPQQEYTRKLIASIPTGSPERIHQRQQHISAIGEQ, from the coding sequence ATGAGTGATGTCCTCACAGTTCGCGATTTACACGTAGAGTTTGCTACAGATGACAATAGACTCATTAAAGCTGTTAACGGCATTTCGTTTGAACTGAAGCGGGGGCAAACCCTGGGAATTGTAGGGGAATCGGGTTCGGGAAAATCAGTCACGTCCTTGGCGATGATGGGACTGATTCCGACTCCTGGGAAGGTGACGGGGGGACAAATCAAATTTTGGGCAGCAGACGGGCAGGCAGTAGATTTATTGCAACTATCTTCTGCCCAGATGCAGAAATATCGGGGCGATCGCTTGGCAATGGTGTTTCAAGAGCCGATGAGCGCCCTCAACCCAGTCTTTACAATTGGGTTTCAATTAACTGAAGCCATTCGCTTGCATCAAAACGTATCTCAAGCTGAAGCCCGTCGTCAAGCCACGGCACGGTTGCAGGAAGTCAAACTTTTACCCAGTGACGAAGAGTTACAACAGAAATATTTCGCCACCGTCAAGCAGCCAAATGCATCGTCAAGGGAAATTCAAACCTGGGTCAACCAACAAAAACTCGCCATACTCGATCGCTATCCCCACGAGCTATCAGGAGGGCAATTACAGCGGGTGACAATTGCAATGGCAATTTCCTGCAATCCCGCCATTTTGATTGCTGACGAGCCTACCACAGCCCTAGACGTGACCGTACAAGCGACGATTATGGACTTGTTGCGGGAATTGCGCGATCGCCGTCAGATGTCGATGATGTTTATTACCCACGACTTGGGATTGGTGGCAGAAATTGCCGATGCGATCGCGGTGATGTACAAGGGGAAAATTGTCGAGTACGGTGCAGTAGAGCAGATTTTTTCCCAACCCCAACACCCTTACACGAAAGGCTTATTAGCCTGTCGTCCGGCGCTAGATTCCCGACCGCAAAAACTCCTGACAGTTGCCGACTTCATGACCGTGAGGGAAACCCCTACAGGAGAATTGGAAATTGAGTCAAAACAACCGCATTATCCCGCTTTAATTCCATCAGAAGCCACTCACCAACGGGTAGAGCAATTACAACAACAGCCACCTCTGTTAGAAGTCAAAAATCTTCAAGTTGGCTTCCCCATTCGAGGAAGTTTCGGTCGAGCAAAGCGCTATTTCATGGCAGTAAATAACGTTGAGTTTCAAGTTTATCCAGGAGAAACTTTAGGATTAGTCGGTGAATCTGGTTGCGGCAAAACAACTTTGGGGAGAACGATTTTACGGCTGATTCAACCGATGGGCGGGAAAATCTTTTTTGCTGGCAAAGATGTCACCACACTTAAAGGCGAACAGTTACAGCGACTCCGCCGCGAAATGCAAATCGTGTTTCAAAATCCATATAGTTCTCTCGATCCTCGGATGAAGATTGGCGATGCAGTGATGGAACCAATGTGGATTCATGGCACGAGTAAGACAACGAGACAGCGACGAGAAAGAGCCGCAGAATTTTTAGCTAAAGTTGGGATAGAACCTAAATTGATGAACCGCTATCCTCATGAATTTTCTGGCGGACAACGGCAGCGAATTTGTATTGCTAGAGCGCTAGCTCTTTATCCTGAAGTTAAATTTATTATCTGCGATGAATCTGTTTCCTCATTAGATGTGTCGGTACAAGCACAGGTACTCAATCTTTTAAAAGAATTACAACAAGAATTAAAGCTCACTTATATATTTATCTCTCACGATTTGAGCGTGGTAAAATTCATGAGCGATCGCATTTTGGTGATGAATCAGGGACAACTTGTAGAACAGGGAAGTGCAGAAACAATTTATTCCCAACCGCAACAAGAATACACGCGCAAATTAATCGCTTCGATCCCTACGGGTTCGCCAGAAAGAATTCACCAACGCCAGCAACATATATCAGCGATCGGGGAGCAGTGA
- a CDS encoding single-stranded DNA-binding protein, with product MNSCILMAEIKEEPQLRHVNNDNLLAIAEMMVSIPGLRAEDPPATLRVVGWGKMADEIQQNYHKGDRVIIEGRLGMNTVERQEGFKEKRAELTAQRIHRLDGVNLMSSATEREETSSYTPPAPQPRASAPVERQPTPVAVAAPQESPKAPVEVDEDDIPF from the coding sequence ATGAACAGCTGTATTTTGATGGCAGAAATTAAAGAAGAGCCGCAACTACGTCACGTCAATAACGACAACCTGCTGGCGATCGCCGAAATGATGGTTAGTATTCCTGGGCTACGGGCAGAAGACCCCCCAGCGACTCTAAGAGTTGTCGGTTGGGGCAAAATGGCAGACGAAATTCAGCAAAACTACCACAAAGGCGATCGCGTCATTATTGAAGGTCGTTTAGGTATGAATACTGTAGAGCGACAAGAGGGCTTTAAAGAGAAACGCGCTGAATTAACCGCACAACGCATTCACAGGCTGGATGGTGTTAACCTCATGTCTTCCGCCACCGAACGGGAAGAAACAAGTAGCTACACCCCACCAGCGCCCCAGCCGCGTGCTTCAGCGCCAGTCGAAAGACAACCCACCCCTGTCGCCGTAGCCGCACCTCAAGAGTCACCCAAAGCGCCTGTAGAAGTCGATGAGGATGATATTCCGTTTTAA